One Gordonia sp. SID5947 genomic region harbors:
- a CDS encoding APC family permease, with protein sequence MTAELTTTNTPPPGGGQDPISTKGLATNKIGVISGAVLGISTVAPGYTLTASIGLIVAAVGLKMPAILIAGFVPMFLTAYGYRELNSDNPDCGASFTWSTKAFGPYVGWMCGWGMVIATIIVLSNLAAVGVQFFYLILGRLFDSVWLGDLGGNKVVNIVTTLLFLAIATWVSMRGITTSERIQYVLVAFQMVVLIAFAVVAFVKVGDGQAPAHLHFDLDWFNPFTGLTMAAFAVGLTGSIFAFWGWDTCLTLGEECKDPKRTPGRSGLLCVISILITYLLIAVATMMYAGVGEAGLGLGNPDNADNVFGALAEPILGRWGGILLFLAILVSSIASLQTTFLPVARTMLAMGTYGAFPKKFAEIHPRFLAPSFAALTAGVVTGVFYTVVTVLSDRTLLDTIAALGIMICWYYGITAFACVWYFRRTLFASVHNFVFRLLFPFLGGAALIAVFVISVGESMNPDNGSGASIFGIGLVFYIGFGLLLLGAAVMIVLRASHPDFFRGRTLPRSTPESRSASARTEVPTPLS encoded by the coding sequence ATGACCGCCGAGTTGACCACCACCAACACCCCACCACCGGGTGGTGGACAGGACCCCATCTCCACCAAGGGACTGGCCACCAACAAGATCGGGGTGATCTCGGGAGCCGTTCTCGGCATCTCGACGGTCGCACCGGGTTACACGCTCACCGCGTCCATCGGCCTGATAGTCGCGGCGGTCGGGCTCAAGATGCCGGCCATCCTGATCGCCGGGTTCGTCCCGATGTTCCTCACCGCCTACGGTTACCGCGAGCTCAACTCCGACAACCCGGACTGTGGTGCGTCGTTCACGTGGTCCACCAAGGCGTTCGGACCCTATGTCGGATGGATGTGCGGCTGGGGCATGGTGATCGCGACGATCATCGTCCTGTCGAATCTCGCAGCCGTCGGTGTCCAGTTCTTCTACCTCATCCTCGGGCGCCTGTTCGACTCGGTGTGGCTCGGGGATCTGGGCGGCAACAAGGTCGTCAACATCGTCACCACGCTGTTGTTCCTCGCCATCGCCACCTGGGTCTCGATGCGCGGGATCACCACCAGCGAACGCATCCAATATGTGCTGGTGGCGTTCCAGATGGTCGTGCTGATCGCGTTCGCCGTCGTGGCGTTCGTGAAGGTCGGTGACGGCCAGGCGCCGGCTCACCTCCATTTCGATCTCGACTGGTTCAACCCGTTCACCGGTCTGACGATGGCCGCATTCGCCGTCGGCCTCACCGGATCGATCTTCGCCTTCTGGGGTTGGGACACGTGTCTGACCCTCGGCGAGGAGTGCAAGGACCCGAAACGCACACCGGGTCGATCGGGTCTGCTGTGCGTCATCTCGATCCTGATCACCTACCTGCTGATCGCCGTCGCGACGATGATGTACGCCGGCGTCGGAGAAGCAGGCCTCGGACTGGGCAACCCCGACAACGCCGACAACGTCTTCGGGGCGCTCGCAGAGCCGATCCTCGGCCGGTGGGGCGGCATCCTGCTCTTCCTGGCGATCCTGGTGTCCTCGATCGCCAGCCTGCAGACGACGTTCCTGCCGGTCGCACGAACAATGCTTGCCATGGGTACCTACGGCGCCTTCCCGAAGAAGTTCGCCGAGATCCACCCGCGTTTCCTGGCACCGTCTTTCGCGGCACTCACGGCAGGCGTCGTGACCGGCGTCTTCTACACCGTCGTGACCGTACTGTCGGACCGCACTCTTCTGGACACCATCGCCGCGCTCGGCATCATGATCTGCTGGTATTACGGCATCACTGCCTTCGCCTGCGTCTGGTACTTCCGACGGACCCTGTTCGCGAGTGTGCACAACTTCGTGTTCCGGTTGTTGTTCCCCTTCCTCGGCGGCGCAGCCCTGATCGCCGTGTTCGTGATCTCGGTCGGCGAAAGCATGAATCCCGACAACGGCAGCGGCGCATCCATCTTCGGGATCGGACTCGTCTTCTACATCGGGTTCGGGCTCCTACTCCTGGGTGCGGCCGTCATGATCGTGCTCCGCGCATCCCATCCCGACTTCTTCCGCGGGCGGACGCTTCCCCGGTCAACACCGGAGTCCCGATCTGCGTCGGCCCGAACCGAAGTACCGACTCCCCTGTCCTGA
- a CDS encoding nitrilase-related carbon-nitrogen hydrolase codes for MKVLTALTPPESPARVDAPTRQPVRVALVQHRWHEDPVALEAEFADGIAAAAEQGAQVVFLPELTLSRYPAFVRGGDDAGSTAEDLLAGPTFRFAADAAKRHGIIVHASLYEHADEEAGVTYDDGLGFNTAILVGPDGLIGRTRKLHIPVTAGYYEDTYFRGGPASDEAYTVHTPAGLGDAKIGMPTCWDEWFPEVARMYSLAGAEIIVYPTAIGSEPDHPDFDTAPLWQQVIVGNGIANGTFMVAPNRHGDEGAITFYGSSFISDPYGRILVQAPRDESAVLVADLDLDQRRDWLTLFPFLATRRPDTYAALTAPVDADHPIGRV; via the coding sequence ATGAAGGTTCTCACCGCCCTCACCCCGCCGGAGTCCCCCGCTCGCGTCGATGCCCCCACCCGGCAGCCTGTACGCGTCGCCCTGGTGCAGCATCGCTGGCACGAGGACCCGGTCGCCCTCGAGGCCGAATTCGCCGACGGCATCGCCGCGGCTGCCGAACAGGGTGCGCAGGTCGTCTTCCTGCCCGAACTCACGCTGAGCCGGTATCCCGCTTTCGTGCGCGGCGGCGACGATGCGGGTTCGACCGCGGAGGATCTGTTGGCGGGGCCCACGTTCCGGTTCGCTGCCGATGCCGCCAAGCGGCACGGCATCATCGTGCACGCGTCGCTTTACGAGCACGCCGACGAGGAGGCCGGGGTCACCTATGACGACGGCCTCGGATTCAACACCGCCATCCTCGTCGGTCCGGACGGACTGATCGGACGCACCCGCAAGCTGCACATCCCGGTGACCGCCGGGTACTACGAGGACACCTACTTCCGTGGTGGCCCGGCCTCCGACGAGGCCTACACCGTGCACACCCCGGCCGGGTTGGGGGACGCCAAGATCGGCATGCCCACTTGCTGGGACGAGTGGTTCCCCGAGGTGGCGCGGATGTACTCGCTCGCGGGCGCCGAGATCATCGTCTATCCGACGGCGATCGGGTCGGAACCCGATCACCCCGACTTCGACACCGCACCATTGTGGCAACAGGTGATCGTCGGCAACGGGATCGCCAACGGCACCTTCATGGTCGCGCCCAACCGGCACGGCGACGAAGGCGCCATCACCTTCTACGGGTCGTCGTTCATCTCCGACCCATACGGCCGCATCCTGGTGCAGGCGCCGCGTGACGAGTCCGCGGTGTTGGTCGCCGATCTCGACCTCGACCAGCGTCGCGACTGGTTGACGCTGTTCCCGTTCCTGGCCACCCGGCGGCCGGACACCTACGCAGCGCTGACGGCGCCGGTGGATGCCGATCACCCCATCGGGAGAGTCTGA
- a CDS encoding agmatine deiminase family protein translates to MGWRMPAEREPHRRTWMAFPSQGYSLGDTAAEHHEARSAWAAVANAVSEFEPVVVVVDPAEVPAAKRYLGRAVDILEAPLDDAWMRDIGPTFVVDDAGRVGGVDWVFNGWGAQDWASWEHDQEIGRFVVAHSGSAGDGADVELTDSAMINEGGGIQVDGAGTVLVTETVQLDPGRNPGWSKESVEAELRRTIGVDTVIWLPRGLTRDSDRFGTRGHVDICAALPSPGTALVHVQRDPDHPDHAVSQQLLATLREARDSAGRTLDIVEVPAPKTLTDVEGFVDYSYLNHYVANGVVIACSFSDPHDAEAAEILGTAYPGREVVSIDARAIFERGGGIHCITQNEPSAVNR, encoded by the coding sequence ATGGGGTGGCGGATGCCCGCCGAGCGCGAGCCGCACCGGCGGACCTGGATGGCCTTTCCCAGCCAGGGCTATTCGCTCGGCGACACCGCCGCAGAGCATCATGAGGCCCGCTCGGCGTGGGCTGCGGTGGCGAACGCCGTCAGCGAGTTCGAACCGGTGGTGGTGGTCGTCGATCCGGCGGAAGTCCCCGCCGCGAAGCGTTATCTCGGGCGCGCGGTCGACATCCTCGAAGCCCCTCTCGACGACGCCTGGATGCGTGACATCGGCCCCACCTTCGTGGTCGACGACGCGGGGCGGGTCGGTGGTGTCGACTGGGTGTTCAACGGTTGGGGCGCCCAGGATTGGGCCAGCTGGGAGCACGACCAGGAGATCGGCCGCTTCGTGGTCGCACACAGTGGGTCCGCGGGTGACGGTGCCGACGTGGAGCTGACCGATTCCGCGATGATCAACGAGGGTGGCGGAATCCAGGTCGACGGCGCCGGGACCGTGCTGGTCACCGAGACCGTCCAACTCGATCCCGGACGGAACCCGGGGTGGTCGAAGGAGTCGGTCGAAGCCGAGCTGCGACGCACCATCGGCGTCGACACGGTGATCTGGCTGCCCCGGGGGCTCACGCGCGACTCCGATCGCTTCGGGACGCGCGGACATGTCGACATCTGCGCGGCGCTGCCGTCGCCAGGTACCGCACTCGTCCACGTCCAGCGCGATCCCGACCACCCCGATCACGCTGTCTCGCAACAGCTCCTGGCGACCCTTCGAGAGGCGCGCGACTCCGCGGGGCGCACCCTCGACATCGTCGAGGTGCCCGCGCCCAAGACCCTCACCGACGTCGAGGGATTCGTCGATTACAGCTACCTCAATCACTATGTCGCGAACGGGGTGGTGATCGCCTGCTCGTTCTCCGATCCACACGATGCAGAGGCGGCCGAGATCCTCGGCACCGCCTACCCGGGTCGTGAGGTCGTCTCGATCGACGCGCGTGCCATCTTCGAGCGCGGCGGCGGGATCCATTGCATCACCCAGAACGAGCCCTCGGCCGTGAATCGCTGA
- a CDS encoding NAD(P)/FAD-dependent oxidoreductase produces MTTINRDVIVIGAGPSGLSAAHHLAEAGRSVAVLEARDRVGGRTWTDTVDGAVLEIGGQWVSPDQTALYEMLDVLGLETYPRHREGSSVYVTPTGERIVYDGSDFPVSERTVAEMNRLIAIIDGLVAEVGAEEPWAHPRAAELDTISFRRWLEDQTDDAEAIDNISLFVAGGMLTKPAHAFSTLQAVLMAASAGSFSNLVDEDFILDRRVVGGMQQVSQRLADRLGDNVFLESPARSIHRRTDGGVIVHADGGLECHAQRVVLAVPPNLYTRISFDPPLPRLQHQMHQHMSLGLVIKVHAVYETPFWREDGLSGTGFSGSELVQEVYDNTNHGDERGTLVGFVSDQKADAMFALPADERRKTILASIARFLGPKAAEPVVYYESDWGSEEWTRGAYAASFDLGGLHRYGRDQRTPVGPIHFSCSDIAAEGYQHVDGAIRMGKRTATAILDDLAING; encoded by the coding sequence ATGACCACCATCAACCGCGACGTGATCGTCATCGGCGCCGGACCGTCCGGGCTGAGCGCGGCGCATCATCTGGCCGAGGCCGGTCGCAGCGTGGCAGTTCTCGAGGCCCGTGATCGCGTAGGTGGACGCACCTGGACCGACACCGTCGACGGTGCCGTGCTCGAGATCGGCGGGCAGTGGGTGTCACCGGACCAGACTGCGCTCTACGAGATGCTCGATGTCCTCGGGCTGGAGACCTACCCACGTCACCGCGAGGGCAGTTCGGTATACGTGACACCCACCGGCGAGCGAATCGTCTACGACGGCAGCGACTTCCCCGTCTCCGAGCGGACGGTCGCCGAGATGAACCGACTCATCGCCATCATCGACGGTCTGGTCGCGGAGGTCGGCGCCGAGGAGCCGTGGGCCCATCCGCGCGCGGCCGAACTCGACACGATCTCGTTCCGACGCTGGCTGGAGGATCAGACCGACGACGCCGAGGCGATCGACAACATCAGCCTCTTCGTGGCCGGGGGCATGCTCACCAAGCCGGCACACGCGTTCTCGACGCTGCAGGCCGTACTGATGGCTGCCTCGGCCGGCTCGTTCAGCAACCTGGTCGATGAGGACTTCATTCTCGATCGGCGGGTCGTCGGCGGGATGCAGCAGGTGTCCCAGCGACTCGCGGACCGACTGGGCGACAATGTGTTCCTCGAGTCACCCGCTCGTTCGATCCATCGACGGACCGACGGGGGCGTGATTGTCCATGCCGACGGCGGACTGGAGTGTCACGCGCAGCGGGTCGTCCTCGCCGTGCCGCCGAATCTCTACACCCGCATCTCCTTCGATCCGCCGCTGCCCCGATTGCAGCATCAGATGCATCAGCACATGTCGCTGGGCCTGGTGATCAAAGTCCATGCGGTCTACGAGACGCCGTTCTGGCGCGAAGACGGACTGTCGGGCACCGGTTTCAGCGGTTCCGAACTGGTGCAGGAGGTGTACGACAACACCAATCACGGCGACGAACGCGGCACCCTGGTCGGCTTCGTCTCGGACCAGAAGGCCGACGCCATGTTCGCCCTGCCCGCCGACGAGCGGCGCAAGACGATCCTCGCCTCGATCGCCCGGTTCCTGGGGCCGAAGGCCGCCGAGCCGGTCGTCTACTACGAATCCGACTGGGGCTCGGAGGAATGGACGCGTGGCGCATACGCCGCGAGTTTCGACCTCGGTGGCCTGCATCGCTACGGCAGAGACCAGCGGACGCCCGTCGGCCCGATCCACTTCTCCTGCTCCGACATCGCCGCCGAGGGCTATCAGCATGTCGACGGAGCGATCCGGATGGGCAAGCGGACGGCCACCGCCATCCTCGACGACCTCGCGATCAACGGCTGA